A region from the Aquimarina sp. ERC-38 genome encodes:
- a CDS encoding DUF4248 domain-containing protein, whose protein sequence is MEKQGTYFTGEAPVKLRAYYKYELAALYNVCTKTFSSWIHMYLEELKQFGYKKSTKLLRPEVVRFLFERLGEP, encoded by the coding sequence ATGGAAAAACAAGGAACATACTTTACAGGGGAAGCCCCTGTCAAACTTCGTGCATATTATAAATACGAATTGGCAGCATTGTACAATGTCTGTACCAAGACGTTTTCTTCCTGGATCCATATGTACCTGGAAGAATTAAAGCAATTCGGGTATAAAAAAAGTACAAAACTGCTTCGTCCCGAAGTAGTACGTTTTCTATTTGAACGCTTGGGGGAGCCTTAG
- the cas2 gene encoding CRISPR-associated endonuclease Cas2: MWVLVFFDLPTETVKERKAATRFRKNLLDDGFGMFQFSIYSRFCPSRENAAVHIKRTKNALPKKGKVCIMQITDKQFGMMELFNCQREIEPEPPSQQLELF, from the coding sequence ATGTGGGTACTTGTATTTTTTGATTTGCCAACAGAAACTGTAAAAGAACGTAAAGCAGCTACACGATTTCGTAAGAATTTGCTTGATGATGGTTTTGGAATGTTCCAATTCAGTATTTACTCACGATTTTGTCCAAGTCGTGAGAATGCAGCTGTGCATATAAAGCGAACTAAAAATGCATTACCTAAAAAAGGCAAGGTATGTATTATGCAAATAACTGACAAGCAGTTTGGTATGATGGAATTATTTAATTGCCAAAGAGAAATTGAACCTGAACCACCATCACAGCAACTCGAGCTGTTCTAG
- the cas1 gene encoding type II CRISPR-associated endonuclease Cas1 codes for MIKQTLFFGNPAYLSTRNEQLIINFPEKGKEEKTIPIEDLGYIILENPQITVTNGLIMKLVQNKTAIITCDRQHLPCSFLQPLTGHSEQTERYRYQLNASIPLKKNLWQQTVIAKVENQAGHYLYRSKNAIRLKRYAKEVKSGDLGNQEALAAAFYFQNLFDLDGFSRNQKGVPPNNLLNYGYAILRAVTARALVSSGLLPSIGIFHHNKYNAYCLADDIMEPYRPFVDSIVYDIVESGCQIEDLNRNIKSNLLLIPAMDIIIDGKSSPLMNAMSRTTASLYECFEGSRRKILYPEFK; via the coding sequence ATGATTAAACAAACCCTTTTTTTTGGAAATCCTGCATATTTGAGTACTCGTAATGAACAACTGATAATTAATTTTCCTGAAAAAGGAAAAGAAGAAAAAACAATTCCTATCGAAGACTTAGGTTATATAATCTTGGAGAACCCTCAGATTACTGTAACTAATGGATTAATAATGAAGTTGGTTCAGAACAAAACTGCGATCATCACCTGCGATAGGCAACACCTGCCTTGTTCTTTCTTACAACCTCTTACCGGGCATAGCGAGCAGACAGAAAGATATAGGTATCAATTAAATGCTAGCATACCCTTAAAGAAAAACCTTTGGCAACAAACCGTTATTGCAAAAGTTGAAAATCAAGCAGGTCATTATTTATATAGATCAAAAAATGCTATACGCCTTAAACGCTATGCTAAAGAAGTAAAGAGTGGTGATTTGGGTAACCAAGAGGCTCTAGCTGCAGCATTTTATTTCCAGAATTTGTTTGACCTTGATGGATTTAGTAGAAATCAAAAAGGAGTACCACCTAACAATTTACTAAATTACGGATATGCTATTCTACGGGCTGTGACCGCTAGGGCTTTAGTGAGTAGTGGCTTATTACCATCAATCGGAATCTTCCATCATAATAAGTACAACGCTTATTGTCTTGCAGATGATATCATGGAACCATATAGACCTTTTGTTGACTCAATAGTTTATGATATTGTTGAGAGTGGTTGCCAAATAGAAGATTTAAATAGAAATATAAAATCCAATTTATTACTAATACCTGCTATGGATATAATAATTGATGGGAAATCAAGTCCACTGATGAATGCAATGAGTCGAACTACTGCAAGTCTATATGAGTGTTTTGAAGGTAGTCGTAGAAAAATTCTTTACCCCGAGTTTAAATAA
- the cas9 gene encoding type II CRISPR RNA-guided endonuclease Cas9 (Cas9, originally named Csn1, is the large, multifunctional signature protein of type II CRISPR/Cas systems. It is well known even to general audiences because its RNA-guided endonuclease activity has made it a popular tool for custom editing of eukaryotic genomes.): protein MKKILGLDLGTTSIGWALVNESESDGETSSIVKLGVRVNPLTSVEKTDFEKGRPLSTNANRTLKRGARRNLQRYKLRRKELIKILENKGFILPNTPLTEIGKNTTYQTLEIRSKAATEKVLLEDLAKVFLSLNKKRGYKDSRKVYNEEEGQSINGMSVAKKMYDENLTPGQYALQILEKGEKYIPDFYRSDLKQEFKYIWNKQKEYYPSILTQVLYDSIQGKNKSQTWAICEKPFDLVGIKRVGSANSKKLENYQWRVKGLTEMLELEHLAIVLQEINNNISQSSGHLGAISDRSKQLYLNNETVGQYLYKQVARNPHASLKKQVFYRQDYLDEFETIWNTQSQFHKILTEELKENLRDIVIFYQRKLKSQKSLVSFCQFESWEQEYEEKETGNTKKRTIGRRVIPKSSPLFQEFKIWQNLNHLIFTNVESNIELKIEDLDNETRKLLYDELNLRGDLSYKDLLKVLSKEMNIGKLTAWKSNFEKIEGNRTNQALFNVFHDISEREGYAIDWKKKNAFQIIEELKNTFPEIGIDTSILKFNGLQNDFDKQSSYQLWHLLYSTEEDDKISEEDRLIYGNSAVTLKKKLKEKFGFKPIYASLMTNIPLQQDYGNLSAKAIRKILPYLVDGHLYFEACKLAGYNHSKSLDVETLKNRKLKPRLELLKKNSLRNPVVEKILNQMVNLVNQIIETYGKPDIIRIELARELKKSAKERVKMTREIANATRRNDEMRKIIRQKFGIPNPTKSDVTRYRLYKELESRGHKDLFTDTYISPEKLYSKEIDIEHIIPKALLFDDSYSNKTLAFKDDNQKKANRTAYDFISQDYNSDLENFIERVESIAQEGQISRRKRNKLLMSQSKIPDGFIERDLRNSQYIAKKSKQMLFEVFTDVVTTTGGITDKLREDWDLINVMKELNLPKYRKLGLTEQEIRLNKTNGTLIEHEVIKDWTKRNDHRHHAMDALTVAYTTRNHIQYINNLNARKDTTKDNHHSIKNIESLIIVQNRKGKRVFKSPLSNFRENAKKHIESVLISFKNKNKVVTKNKNKTKKKNGLNVKVQLTPRGKLHNETIYGKSKRPLLKPTKLNKRFTLKEVKLIINKEEKFLVVNHLSKYQNKPNVAFDTKTLKKDPIINKENYLKEVLCFEEIFTIRKDINSDNFKNAKHIDKITDVGIKDVLKARIAEYGGDYKKALSDLDSDPIYLNREKKITIKRVTITGVTNVESLHTAKDHLGQMLFDDGGKEIPVDYVSTSNNHHVAIYEDENKNLQEEIVSFYEAVIRKNQKQPVVNKNHPKGWKFLFTMKQNEMFVFPSENFDPNHINLFDEKNTSLISPNLYRVQKFTFKDYFFRHHLETTVEDNKALSGISWKRCGLNGLQGIKKVRINHLGQIVHVGEY, encoded by the coding sequence ATGAAAAAAATATTAGGGTTAGATTTAGGAACAACATCCATAGGATGGGCACTTGTAAATGAATCAGAAAGTGACGGGGAAACTTCCAGCATAGTTAAACTGGGGGTTAGGGTTAATCCTTTAACTTCAGTTGAAAAAACGGATTTTGAAAAAGGCCGTCCTCTTTCCACTAATGCAAATAGAACTTTAAAGCGTGGAGCAAGGCGCAATCTTCAACGTTATAAATTACGAAGAAAAGAGCTTATTAAAATTTTAGAAAATAAAGGTTTTATTTTACCTAATACTCCCCTGACAGAAATTGGAAAAAATACCACCTATCAAACGTTAGAAATCCGTTCAAAAGCTGCTACAGAAAAAGTCTTATTGGAAGATCTTGCAAAAGTATTTTTATCCTTAAATAAGAAACGAGGATATAAAGATAGCCGTAAAGTATATAATGAAGAAGAAGGTCAATCCATTAACGGAATGTCAGTTGCCAAAAAAATGTATGATGAAAACCTAACACCCGGTCAATACGCATTACAAATTTTAGAAAAAGGTGAAAAATATATTCCTGATTTCTACAGATCTGATTTAAAGCAGGAATTTAAATATATATGGAATAAGCAGAAAGAGTATTATCCGTCAATTCTTACCCAAGTTTTATATGATAGTATACAAGGCAAAAATAAGTCTCAAACTTGGGCTATCTGCGAAAAGCCTTTTGATTTAGTGGGAATAAAAAGAGTTGGGAGCGCTAACAGTAAAAAACTTGAAAATTATCAATGGCGTGTAAAAGGTTTGACAGAAATGTTAGAACTGGAGCATTTGGCTATTGTATTACAGGAAATAAATAATAATATAAGTCAATCCAGTGGACATTTAGGGGCTATTTCTGATAGGAGTAAGCAATTGTACCTTAATAATGAAACTGTAGGGCAGTATTTATATAAGCAAGTAGCTAGAAATCCCCATGCCTCATTAAAAAAGCAAGTTTTTTATCGTCAAGATTACTTAGACGAATTTGAAACTATATGGAATACGCAATCCCAATTTCACAAAATTCTTACTGAAGAATTAAAAGAAAATCTAAGGGATATAGTCATATTTTACCAGAGAAAATTAAAATCGCAAAAATCACTCGTTAGTTTCTGTCAATTCGAAAGTTGGGAACAGGAATACGAAGAAAAAGAAACTGGTAATACAAAAAAACGAACAATAGGAAGACGAGTAATTCCAAAATCTTCACCATTGTTCCAAGAGTTTAAGATTTGGCAAAATTTAAATCATCTTATATTTACAAATGTTGAATCCAACATAGAACTAAAGATAGAAGATTTAGACAATGAAACACGGAAACTACTTTATGATGAACTAAATCTAAGAGGGGATCTTTCTTATAAAGATTTGCTGAAAGTTCTATCTAAAGAAATGAACATAGGAAAATTAACTGCATGGAAATCTAATTTTGAAAAAATTGAAGGGAATAGGACTAATCAGGCACTTTTTAATGTGTTTCATGACATTTCTGAACGGGAAGGCTATGCAATAGATTGGAAGAAAAAGAATGCATTTCAAATAATAGAAGAATTAAAAAACACTTTTCCTGAAATTGGAATTGATACAAGTATTCTTAAATTTAATGGGTTGCAGAATGACTTCGATAAACAAAGTAGTTACCAGCTATGGCATTTATTGTATTCCACAGAAGAAGACGATAAGATTTCAGAGGAGGATAGATTGATCTACGGTAATTCAGCAGTAACACTAAAAAAGAAACTGAAAGAGAAATTTGGGTTTAAACCTATATATGCTTCTCTCATGACAAATATTCCTTTGCAACAGGATTATGGCAACCTTTCTGCTAAAGCTATCCGTAAAATTTTACCCTATCTGGTAGATGGTCATCTCTATTTTGAAGCTTGTAAACTTGCAGGGTACAACCATTCAAAAAGCCTAGATGTAGAAACTTTAAAAAATCGTAAATTAAAGCCAAGATTAGAACTCCTAAAGAAAAACAGTTTACGAAACCCTGTAGTTGAGAAGATCCTTAACCAAATGGTCAATCTGGTCAATCAAATAATAGAAACATATGGAAAACCGGACATAATAAGGATTGAATTAGCTCGTGAACTTAAAAAATCAGCTAAAGAACGGGTAAAAATGACTCGAGAAATTGCAAATGCTACTAGGCGTAATGATGAAATGCGAAAAATTATTAGGCAAAAGTTCGGCATTCCAAATCCAACAAAAAGTGATGTAACGCGATATAGACTGTATAAAGAATTAGAATCAAGAGGACACAAAGACTTATTTACGGATACGTATATAAGCCCGGAAAAATTATATTCTAAGGAAATAGATATCGAACATATTATACCTAAGGCTTTATTATTTGATGATTCGTATTCAAATAAAACCCTTGCATTTAAAGATGACAATCAAAAAAAAGCTAATCGTACTGCTTACGATTTTATTTCGCAGGATTATAATTCGGACTTAGAAAATTTTATAGAACGGGTTGAATCAATAGCTCAAGAGGGGCAAATAAGCCGAAGGAAGCGAAATAAATTATTAATGTCGCAATCAAAGATACCGGATGGTTTTATTGAACGCGATTTACGAAATAGTCAATATATAGCTAAGAAGTCAAAGCAAATGCTTTTTGAAGTGTTTACAGATGTAGTTACTACTACCGGAGGTATTACTGATAAATTACGTGAGGATTGGGATCTAATAAATGTTATGAAAGAACTTAATCTACCAAAATACCGAAAATTGGGGCTGACAGAACAGGAAATAAGATTAAATAAAACCAATGGTACATTGATCGAGCATGAAGTTATTAAAGACTGGACTAAACGCAATGATCATCGACATCATGCCATGGATGCCTTAACAGTTGCCTATACAACTAGAAATCATATCCAATATATTAATAACCTAAATGCCAGGAAGGATACTACAAAAGATAATCACCATAGCATTAAAAACATTGAAAGTTTAATTATAGTGCAAAACAGAAAAGGTAAGCGAGTATTTAAAAGCCCTCTTTCTAATTTTCGTGAAAATGCTAAGAAACATATTGAAAGTGTTCTTATAAGTTTTAAAAATAAAAATAAAGTTGTTACAAAAAACAAGAATAAAACGAAGAAGAAAAATGGTTTAAATGTAAAGGTACAGCTTACTCCCAGGGGTAAATTACACAATGAAACTATTTACGGAAAGTCTAAAAGACCACTTTTAAAACCCACCAAATTGAACAAGCGATTTACTTTAAAAGAAGTAAAGCTAATTATAAACAAAGAAGAAAAATTTTTAGTAGTAAACCACTTGTCTAAATATCAAAATAAACCAAATGTGGCTTTTGACACCAAAACCCTAAAGAAAGACCCTATTATTAATAAAGAAAATTACTTAAAAGAGGTGTTATGTTTTGAAGAAATTTTCACCATTCGAAAAGATATTAATTCCGATAATTTTAAAAATGCTAAACATATTGACAAAATTACAGATGTGGGTATTAAAGATGTTTTAAAAGCCAGAATAGCGGAGTATGGTGGCGACTATAAAAAAGCTCTTTCTGATTTAGATAGTGACCCAATTTACTTGAATAGGGAGAAGAAGATAACTATTAAACGTGTTACCATTACTGGAGTGACTAATGTTGAATCACTTCATACTGCCAAAGATCATTTGGGACAGATGTTGTTTGATGATGGCGGTAAGGAAATCCCAGTGGATTATGTGAGTACTAGTAATAATCATCACGTTGCAATTTATGAAGATGAAAATAAAAACTTGCAAGAAGAGATTGTATCATTTTATGAAGCAGTTATTAGAAAAAACCAAAAACAACCTGTCGTAAATAAGAACCACCCTAAAGGTTGGAAGTTTCTATTTACCATGAAACAAAACGAAATGTTCGTATTCCCTTCAGAAAACTTTGATCCGAACCATATTAATTTATTTGATGAAAAAAATACATCTTTGATAAGTCCTAACTTATATCGCGTGCAAAAATTTACTTTTAAAGATTATTTCTTTCGCCATCACTTAGAAACAACAGTTGAAGATAACAAAGCTCTTTCCGGCATTAGTTGGAAACGTTGTGGATTAAATGGATTACAGGGTATTAAAAAAGTAAGAATAAATCACTTAGGGCAAATTGTTCATGTAGGAGAATATTAA
- the dcm gene encoding DNA (cytosine-5-)-methyltransferase produces the protein MRELILLDLFSGIGGFPFGLQQAGFQFKRHYYSEIDPYAIASYQYNFKNSIYAGPIENIKEGSIPTPDIITFGSPCQDLSVAGKREGIKGSKSKLFFEAVRILELYKPRLFIFENVRGLFYSNQGKDFEIVLRSFAHLGVYELQWQLLNTAWFLPQNRERIYLVGSLGGQTRPQIFPVGESCQKAQNCSGKRLSQTNTAPTITTRAGDISNKNNPYVFTIRSGRKVPGGSKVEFRKDGSTNCITGVEKDNLLLGNWIPLKPERTEKAKRVRKANQRKGKDYVAFREKQLVPRNDGKMGAITTSPQNENLLYNLKNIRRLTPLECERLQGFPDHWTKYGIREGKKIGLSDSRRYRLIGNAVSPPVVTLIGKRIKAGNMFNQGKINLKKPLNPDLDGLGKPGKTPVSYYGGKQNLVKRILALIPRHNLYCEPFVGGAAVFFTKPPSPVEVINDLDGKVVNFYYVCKTQFPKLQKMIQATPHSRKLHTEAKEILLDSSEKDKIKKAWAFWVQTNMSFSSRIYGGYAYERKTNGVSRTILNKKNQFTKDICERLDLVDIECNDALKVIRSRDTKESFFYVDPPYFNSDMGHYKGYSEQDFTDLLELLSKIKGKFLLSSYPSDILAQYTRKYKWHQQAIEQTVSVTKGTRDKKKIEVFTANYNITKMDNVLNGRNDDIKTSILLKAKAIKLRFSLVKK, from the coding sequence ATGAGGGAATTAATTTTACTAGACTTATTTTCAGGTATTGGTGGTTTCCCTTTTGGTTTACAACAGGCAGGGTTCCAATTTAAAAGGCATTACTATAGTGAAATTGATCCGTATGCTATTGCCAGTTATCAGTATAATTTCAAAAACTCCATATATGCAGGACCTATCGAAAACATCAAAGAAGGAAGCATCCCAACACCTGACATCATTACCTTCGGATCGCCATGCCAGGATCTATCGGTTGCTGGAAAAAGGGAAGGGATCAAAGGATCTAAAAGCAAACTCTTTTTTGAAGCGGTTAGAATCCTGGAGCTCTATAAACCCCGTTTGTTTATCTTTGAAAACGTCCGGGGGCTTTTCTACAGTAACCAGGGCAAAGACTTTGAAATCGTACTTAGATCGTTCGCCCACCTTGGGGTTTATGAGCTCCAATGGCAATTGCTTAATACTGCCTGGTTTCTCCCCCAGAATAGGGAACGCATCTATCTTGTCGGATCACTTGGAGGGCAAACCAGACCTCAAATATTCCCTGTCGGAGAAAGCTGTCAAAAGGCTCAAAATTGCTCTGGAAAAAGACTCTCGCAAACCAACACTGCTCCAACCATAACTACCAGGGCTGGTGATATATCAAATAAGAACAACCCTTATGTTTTTACTATCAGAAGTGGCAGGAAAGTTCCGGGGGGCTCTAAGGTGGAATTTAGAAAGGATGGCAGTACCAATTGCATTACCGGGGTAGAAAAAGATAACTTACTGCTTGGTAATTGGATACCGTTAAAACCAGAACGTACTGAAAAAGCCAAAAGGGTCCGAAAAGCAAATCAAAGAAAAGGGAAAGACTATGTGGCTTTCCGGGAAAAACAACTTGTTCCCCGGAATGATGGTAAAATGGGTGCTATTACCACAAGCCCGCAAAATGAAAACCTTCTATACAACCTTAAAAATATCCGCAGGTTGACCCCGTTGGAATGCGAACGCCTACAGGGGTTTCCGGACCATTGGACAAAGTACGGTATCCGGGAAGGTAAGAAAATAGGATTAAGTGATAGTAGAAGGTACCGACTGATTGGCAACGCGGTAAGCCCACCAGTTGTTACCCTGATAGGAAAACGGATAAAAGCTGGCAATATGTTTAACCAAGGAAAGATAAACCTTAAAAAACCTTTGAACCCCGATTTGGATGGGTTAGGAAAACCTGGTAAGACGCCTGTTAGTTATTACGGGGGAAAGCAGAACCTGGTCAAGCGGATATTAGCATTGATCCCCAGGCATAACCTTTATTGTGAACCTTTCGTGGGGGGTGCTGCAGTATTTTTTACCAAACCGCCAAGCCCGGTCGAAGTAATCAATGACCTGGATGGGAAAGTGGTTAATTTCTATTACGTCTGTAAAACCCAGTTTCCCAAACTGCAAAAGATGATCCAGGCGACCCCCCATAGCAGAAAGCTCCATACAGAAGCTAAAGAAATACTTTTGGACTCCAGTGAGAAAGATAAAATCAAAAAAGCTTGGGCATTTTGGGTACAAACCAATATGAGCTTCTCTTCCCGTATCTATGGGGGTTATGCATATGAAAGAAAGACCAATGGGGTTTCCAGGACTATCCTAAACAAGAAAAACCAGTTTACAAAGGATATATGTGAAAGGCTGGACCTGGTAGATATTGAATGCAATGATGCGCTCAAAGTTATCCGGAGCAGGGATACCAAAGAAAGTTTCTTCTATGTAGACCCCCCTTACTTTAATTCTGATATGGGACATTATAAAGGGTATAGCGAACAGGATTTTACTGATTTACTTGAGCTACTTTCTAAGATAAAAGGAAAGTTTTTATTAAGTAGTTACCCATCGGATATTTTAGCGCAATACACTAGAAAATATAAGTGGCACCAACAGGCTATAGAGCAAACCGTAAGTGTTACTAAAGGCACCCGGGATAAAAAGAAAATAGAAGTATTTACAGCCAACTATAATATTACAAAAATGGATAATGTCTTAAATGGAAGGAATGATGATATAAAAACCTCAATATTATTGAAAGCAAAAGCCATTAAACTTCGTTTTTCTCTTGTGAAAAAATAA
- a CDS encoding antirestriction protein, with product MEKQHISFDNYQNTISNKDVIRLPDILQKGHQFFLEAQEFYYLEPEIRETVDIYLEQLNTHLFSNKKTPKKDALSSASFIKAFLVMHRTIQSREKLKEFILSLQKAVTNKEITKEDPYANHIEEIQDKLVRQYNEMVVVDQIEVIINPKWRSQLQKIVSPLPKKGLGNLDIPVPNARVMTAPTIKNDPLFTSFDQQPIKRGKSTFQLPGAMRVLLGDLEKFELAITIEGDQGGGKTRFTYQLADAFAAIGNRVAIFTLEIGGQSDLINRMREEYLSPQNRNRISKADRLPDGYNTITNAARAFDVIIIDSWNKTGLPSQDFDRLRKEHPDTIFIVIFQRTTQKTIRGGTAPLFDAGINIEVVKVDDTFQNNYAVTTKNRYGVTGIKYNIHTRNIIGAAEVPSESENNQIEML from the coding sequence ATGGAAAAACAGCATATTTCATTTGACAACTATCAAAATACTATTTCCAATAAAGATGTAATAAGATTACCGGACATCCTGCAAAAGGGGCATCAATTCTTTTTGGAAGCACAGGAATTCTATTATCTCGAACCAGAGATACGGGAAACCGTGGATATCTATTTAGAACAGCTAAATACTCACCTCTTTAGTAATAAAAAAACACCTAAGAAAGATGCACTCTCCTCTGCATCATTTATAAAGGCATTTCTAGTTATGCACCGGACGATCCAATCCAGGGAAAAGCTAAAGGAATTTATCCTTTCATTACAAAAAGCAGTAACCAATAAGGAGATTACTAAGGAAGACCCTTATGCAAACCATATTGAAGAAATACAGGACAAATTAGTCAGGCAGTATAACGAAATGGTAGTGGTCGATCAGATAGAGGTTATCATCAACCCTAAATGGCGTTCCCAACTTCAAAAAATAGTATCCCCCTTGCCTAAAAAGGGATTAGGGAATTTGGATATTCCGGTACCAAATGCCAGGGTTATGACTGCACCTACTATAAAAAACGACCCGTTATTCACTTCTTTTGACCAACAACCCATAAAAAGGGGTAAAAGTACATTTCAATTACCAGGGGCAATGAGGGTATTGCTAGGGGATTTAGAAAAGTTTGAACTGGCCATTACTATTGAAGGGGATCAGGGGGGTGGAAAAACGCGGTTTACATATCAACTGGCGGATGCTTTTGCTGCAATAGGAAACAGAGTAGCCATCTTTACTTTAGAGATTGGTGGGCAATCTGACCTTATCAACCGTATGCGTGAAGAATACTTAAGCCCTCAAAACAGGAACCGTATTTCCAAGGCTGACAGGCTCCCTGACGGTTATAATACTATCACAAATGCAGCAAGAGCTTTTGACGTGATTATCATTGATAGTTGGAACAAAACGGGGCTCCCTTCACAAGACTTTGACCGCTTACGAAAGGAACACCCGGACACTATTTTTATAGTCATCTTTCAGCGTACTACCCAGAAAACAATCCGCGGAGGTACTGCCCCTTTATTTGATGCAGGTATTAATATTGAAGTGGTTAAAGTAGACGATACTTTCCAAAATAACTATGCGGTGACCACTAAAAACAGGTATGGGGTTACCGGGATAAAATACAACATCCACACCAGGAATATTATAGGAGCAGCAGAGGTTCCTTCAGAATCTGAAAATAATCAAATAGAAATGTTATGA
- a CDS encoding site-specific integrase has translation MAKLKTVLHAKKNSNGEKLYRLALRVTVNRKKSYYHIGYNINPKDFDEKAEKVKTSHPRHSSINRIVRKKYDLLDDVIYESKSLNLKLTAKQIVDSIRTFKQNDQSFFTLAKEHIEDLKKLENYNRAISDKSKINSIKDFRGGEHLNFQEIDETMLKKLAIYLKVKCEVSERSIMNVFVLIRLLFNRAIRRGIVEKKFYPFGTGKVKIRYPESEKIGLNKVEILAIETLELKEDTPIWHTKNLFLFSFYLAGIRISDALQMKWGDIIDNRLYYKMGKNNKIDSLRLPDKAINILSFYRKHDKVMKGFIFPFLEGVDQKNSKAMYNKIKTSTKKINNYLGQIGEMLEISKKITSHIARHSFGQIAGDKVSPQKLQKLYRHSSLNTTIGYQSNFDHTETDKALNNVLDF, from the coding sequence ATGGCAAAATTAAAGACCGTTTTACATGCAAAGAAAAATAGTAACGGAGAGAAATTATATAGGTTAGCATTAAGAGTTACAGTAAATAGAAAAAAGAGCTATTATCATATAGGATATAATATCAATCCGAAAGATTTTGATGAAAAGGCAGAAAAAGTTAAAACATCTCATCCTAGACATTCTTCCATCAATAGAATTGTCAGAAAAAAATACGATTTGTTAGACGATGTAATTTATGAGTCCAAAAGTCTGAATTTAAAATTAACTGCCAAGCAAATTGTAGATTCCATTCGTACCTTTAAACAGAATGATCAATCTTTTTTTACCTTGGCAAAAGAACATATTGAAGACTTAAAAAAACTGGAGAATTATAACCGTGCAATATCTGATAAAAGTAAAATAAATAGCATTAAAGATTTTCGTGGAGGAGAACACCTCAATTTCCAGGAAATTGATGAAACAATGTTAAAAAAGCTAGCAATTTACCTTAAAGTAAAATGTGAAGTTTCTGAAAGGTCAATTATGAATGTTTTTGTTTTAATTCGGCTACTTTTTAACAGAGCTATTCGCAGAGGAATTGTAGAAAAGAAATTTTACCCATTTGGTACCGGCAAGGTAAAAATAAGATATCCTGAAAGTGAAAAGATAGGTTTGAATAAAGTTGAAATTTTAGCTATAGAAACTTTAGAATTGAAAGAAGATACTCCTATCTGGCATACTAAAAATTTGTTTTTGTTTTCTTTCTATCTAGCTGGAATTCGAATCTCCGATGCTTTACAGATGAAATGGGGGGATATTATAGATAACCGATTATATTATAAAATGGGGAAAAATAACAAGATAGACTCTCTTAGACTACCTGACAAAGCTATCAATATACTAAGTTTTTACAGAAAACATGATAAAGTAATGAAAGGTTTTATTTTTCCTTTCCTCGAGGGAGTCGATCAGAAAAACTCAAAAGCAATGTACAATAAAATAAAGACAAGCACGAAAAAAATTAATAACTATTTAGGGCAAATAGGGGAGATGTTGGAAATAAGCAAAAAGATAACTAGTCATATAGCTAGGCATTCATTTGGTCAGATTGCCGGTGATAAAGTGTCTCCTCAAAAACTTCAAAAATTATATAGACATTCAAGTTTAAATACAACTATTGGTTATCAATCCAATTTTGATCATACAGAAACTGATAAGGCACTCAATAATGTTTTGGACTTTTAA